One window from the genome of Nocardioides panaciterrulae encodes:
- a CDS encoding MFS transporter: MSIAAATRHDGYRAGEAGYRQIATALFAAGVATFALLYSTQALLPELADSFQVTAAASTLSLSLTTVGLGLALLVAGPLSEVLGRTRLIHLSLALSAVVALACAAAPGWHVLLGLRLLQGVTLAGLPAVATAYLHEELHPDLHARAAGLYIGGTALGGMTGRLAAGVVGDLAGWRWALAALGLVGVGCAVAVRLLLPPSRNFVAAPARLDHLVTMTRRALTDRGLLALYAIGACTTGSFVAVSNAIGFRLTSPEVGLSLGAAGLVFLVYPIGSISSVVAGRLAERWSRRTVVPAGCAITLAGILLTLARPLPVIVLGLAVMTAGFFVVHGVASGWVPARARAGGIASGQAASLYLFGFYLGSSVFGSLAGTAWSAGAWPAVVTLSVVLVVLAAALAGVLRHTPSLDPLRR; encoded by the coding sequence GTGTCCATCGCCGCCGCCACCCGCCACGACGGCTACCGCGCCGGGGAGGCCGGCTACCGCCAGATCGCGACCGCGCTGTTCGCGGCCGGGGTCGCCACCTTCGCGCTGCTCTACAGCACCCAGGCGCTGCTGCCCGAGCTCGCCGACTCCTTCCAGGTGACCGCGGCCGCGAGCACGCTGTCCCTCTCGCTGACCACCGTCGGGCTCGGCCTCGCGCTGCTGGTCGCCGGACCGCTCTCGGAGGTGCTGGGCCGCACCCGGCTGATCCACCTGTCGCTGGCGCTCTCGGCGGTCGTCGCCCTGGCCTGCGCCGCGGCGCCGGGCTGGCACGTGCTGCTCGGGCTGCGGCTGCTCCAGGGCGTCACGCTCGCGGGCCTGCCGGCGGTCGCGACGGCGTACCTCCACGAGGAGCTGCACCCCGACCTGCACGCCCGGGCCGCGGGTCTCTACATCGGGGGCACGGCGCTGGGCGGGATGACCGGGCGCCTGGCCGCCGGCGTCGTCGGCGACCTGGCCGGCTGGCGCTGGGCGCTGGCGGCGCTCGGCCTGGTCGGCGTGGGCTGCGCGGTCGCGGTCCGGCTGCTGCTGCCGCCGTCCCGCAACTTCGTCGCGGCCCCGGCCCGGCTCGACCACCTCGTGACGATGACCCGGCGGGCGCTCACCGACCGGGGGCTGCTGGCGCTCTACGCGATCGGCGCCTGCACGACGGGGTCGTTCGTGGCGGTCAGCAACGCGATCGGCTTCCGGCTCACCTCCCCCGAGGTCGGGCTGAGCCTGGGGGCGGCCGGGCTGGTCTTCCTCGTCTACCCGATCGGCTCGATCAGCTCGGTCGTCGCCGGCCGGCTCGCCGAGCGCTGGTCCCGCCGGACCGTCGTCCCCGCGGGCTGCGCGATCACGCTCGCCGGGATCCTGCTCACGCTGGCCCGCCCGCTCCCGGTGATCGTGCTGGGCCTGGCGGTGATGACCGCCGGGTTCTTCGTCGTGCACGGCGTGGCCAGCGGCTGGGTCCCGGCCCGGGCCCGGGCCGGCGGCATCGCGTCGGGGCAGGCCGCCTCGCTCTACCTGTTCGGCTTCTACCTCGGCTCCTCGGTCTTCGGCAGCCTTGCCGGTACGGCGTGGTCCGCGGGCGCCTGGCCCGCGGTCGTCACCCTGTCGGTCGTGCTGGTCGTGCTGGCCGCCGCGCTGGCCGGCGTCCTGCGGCACACCCCCTCGCTCGACCCGCTGCGCCGCTGA
- a CDS encoding wax ester/triacylglycerol synthase family O-acyltransferase, with the protein MVTPIDPTSAAFLLAENRSQPMHVGGLQLFQPPEGAGRDYVRQMFEQMRDVEAVAPLFLKHPKRSLRTAGQLVWEDDDQFDIEHHVRHSALPRPGRIRELLELCGRLHSTRLAWERPLWEAHVIEGLRDGRVAMYTKTHHALVDGISAMRLIQSVLSTDPDKRGMPAPWGMRASAARSRERSPAVTERDLAEVSVHALQTALGIAAEAAGLPGALIRTLNRSVRNETSALSLYAPRTMFNRSITGSRRFAAQDWPIERLRAIGKASGATLNDVVLAMCSGAVRTYLTELDALPDAPLVAMVPVGLHARQSHVASADGGNAVGAVMCKLGTDLADPAERLAAVHRSMKDGKEALSSMTPVQIMAMSALGQAPAILPPLLRMQGIVKPPYNLIISNVPGPRTTHYWNGARLLGQYPLSIPINGMALNITCTSYDGNMGFGLTGCRRTVPHLQRLLGHLDTEVAALEKAVGA; encoded by the coding sequence GTGGTCACACCGATCGATCCGACGTCGGCGGCGTTCCTGCTGGCCGAGAACCGCAGCCAGCCCATGCACGTGGGCGGGCTGCAGCTGTTCCAGCCGCCCGAGGGGGCCGGCCGGGACTACGTGCGCCAGATGTTCGAGCAGATGCGCGACGTCGAGGCCGTCGCCCCGCTGTTCCTCAAGCACCCCAAGCGGTCGCTGCGGACGGCCGGCCAGCTGGTGTGGGAGGACGACGACCAGTTCGACATCGAGCACCACGTCCGGCACAGCGCACTGCCCCGTCCGGGCCGGATCCGCGAGCTGCTCGAGCTCTGCGGCCGGCTGCACAGCACCCGGCTCGCCTGGGAGCGCCCGCTGTGGGAGGCCCACGTCATCGAGGGCCTGCGCGACGGCCGGGTGGCGATGTACACCAAGACCCACCACGCGCTGGTCGACGGCATCTCCGCGATGCGGCTGATCCAGAGCGTGCTGAGCACCGACCCGGACAAGCGGGGGATGCCGGCGCCGTGGGGCATGCGCGCGAGCGCGGCCCGCAGCCGCGAGCGGTCGCCGGCGGTCACCGAACGGGACCTCGCCGAGGTGTCGGTGCACGCGCTGCAGACCGCGCTCGGGATCGCCGCCGAGGCGGCCGGCCTGCCGGGGGCGCTGATCCGGACGCTCAACAGGAGCGTGCGCAACGAGACCTCCGCGCTCTCGCTCTACGCCCCGCGCACGATGTTCAACCGCTCGATCACCGGGTCCCGCCGCTTCGCCGCCCAGGACTGGCCGATCGAGCGGCTGCGGGCGATCGGCAAGGCGTCCGGCGCCACCCTCAACGACGTGGTGCTGGCGATGTGCAGCGGCGCGGTCCGCACCTACCTCACCGAGCTCGACGCGCTGCCGGACGCCCCGCTGGTGGCGATGGTGCCGGTCGGCCTCCACGCCCGCCAGTCCCACGTCGCCTCGGCCGACGGCGGCAACGCGGTCGGCGCGGTGATGTGCAAGCTCGGCACCGACCTCGCCGACCCGGCCGAGCGGCTGGCCGCGGTGCACCGGTCGATGAAGGACGGCAAGGAGGCGCTGTCCAGCATGACCCCGGTGCAGATCATGGCGATGAGTGCGCTCGGGCAGGCGCCGGCGATCCTGCCGCCGCTGCTGCGGATGCAGGGCATCGTCAAGCCGCCGTACAACCTGATCATCAGCAACGTGCCCGGCCCCCGGACCACGCACTACTGGAACGGCGCCCGGCTGCTCGGCCAGTACCCGCTCTCGATCCCGATCAACGGCATGGCGCTCAACATCACCTGCACGTCCTACGACGGCAACATGGGGTTCGGGCTGACCGGCTGCCGGCGCACCGTCCCGCACCTGCAGCGGCTGCTCGGCCACCTCGACACCGAGGTGGCCGCGCTGGAGAAGGCGGTCGGGGCCTGA
- a CDS encoding DNA methyltransferase yields the protein MGRRAGHPWNAFIEGDNLEVLARVTAPVDLVYIDPPYNTGNDFAYRDDFRHGEARSTRHQAWVAMMRPRLEAARGLMSERAAIFVSIDDNEAAHLRLLMDEVFGEPGFVAQVVVNLNAKGRQLGRGFATSHEYLLVYVKDPRRTALDASSPDAVDERDFPLTDPATGRRYRRLPLRNTNKKFNPTTARTLHFTLWGDPVTGRVGTSPFAGAQEIGPVFGDGRPAVWRWSRPLIEQRPEDLVCRTVNGRAGPRVDVFQKDWLVRDTPGGRRKKLRTIWLAEEIGTTDTAVAELKATVGHVFESPKPTGLVRRILATMPDDVRVLDFFAGSGTTGHAVALQNAEDGGSRRCLSVNSGEPTREGSNARAAGLLSVADITRARLRAVAETVGGGLLEDPPQWPG from the coding sequence GTGGGTCGACGGGCTGGGCACCCCTGGAACGCCTTCATCGAGGGCGACAACCTCGAGGTGCTGGCGCGGGTGACCGCGCCGGTCGACCTGGTCTACATCGACCCGCCGTACAACACCGGCAACGACTTCGCCTACCGCGACGACTTCCGGCACGGCGAGGCGCGCAGCACCCGCCACCAGGCCTGGGTGGCGATGATGCGGCCCCGGCTCGAGGCGGCGCGGGGGCTGATGAGCGAGCGGGCGGCGATCTTCGTCAGCATCGACGACAACGAGGCGGCGCACCTGCGGCTGCTGATGGACGAGGTGTTCGGGGAGCCGGGCTTCGTCGCCCAGGTGGTGGTCAACCTCAACGCCAAGGGCCGCCAGCTCGGCCGCGGGTTCGCGACCAGCCACGAGTACCTGCTGGTCTACGTCAAGGACCCCCGGCGCACCGCCCTGGACGCCAGCAGCCCCGACGCGGTCGACGAGCGCGACTTCCCGCTGACCGACCCGGCGACCGGCCGCCGCTACCGGCGGCTGCCGCTGCGCAACACCAACAAGAAGTTCAACCCCACCACCGCGCGCACCCTGCACTTCACGCTCTGGGGCGATCCGGTCACCGGCCGGGTCGGCACCAGCCCGTTCGCGGGGGCGCAGGAGATCGGGCCGGTCTTCGGCGACGGCCGGCCCGCGGTCTGGCGCTGGTCGCGCCCGCTCATCGAGCAGCGCCCCGAGGATCTGGTCTGCCGCACCGTCAACGGCCGGGCCGGCCCCCGGGTCGACGTGTTCCAGAAGGACTGGCTGGTCCGGGACACCCCCGGTGGCCGCCGCAAGAAGCTGCGCACGATCTGGCTCGCCGAGGAGATCGGCACCACCGACACCGCGGTCGCGGAGCTCAAGGCGACCGTGGGCCACGTCTTCGAGTCGCCCAAGCCGACCGGGCTGGTCCGCAGGATCCTCGCGACCATGCCCGACGACGTGCGCGTGCTCGACTTCTTCGCCGGCAGCGGCACCACCGGGCACGCGGTCGCCCTGCAGAACGCCGAGGACGGCGGCAGCCGCCGGTGCCTGAGCGTCAACTCCGGGGAGCCGACCCGGGAGGGCTCCAACGCCCGCGCCGCCGGGCTGCTGAGCGTCGCCGACATCACCCGGGCGCGGCTGCGCGCGGTCGCCGAGACGGTCGGCGGCGGGCTGCTCGAGGACCCGCCGCAGTGGCCGGGATGA
- a CDS encoding phosphodiester glycosidase family protein has translation MRARAPLSAAVLASCLAAAAPALAGTAPPPATPLATPLATPLATPLATPLASGHGHRVPRAVDARHHPVTSSDGERGVLAPAVPSYARESPTTADLVRRELAPGVTWTRWDRLDARGPNRAYLLTVDTRRPGVSLDVATSGRVRETATVKDLVDRTHAVAGVNGDFYDIGDTGAPLGVARDRSSGLLNARRSGWNSAFYLTRDGQPEMGTLALRAHVAQHPDLTITNLNSAFVQPGGIGVYTPRWGRTAGYRVTDGQRRHVRMVVVRGGRVRASQTRLTRDRPIDGTVLIGRGAGARALRALTVGSRATLGWSLPQHPAMALSGSRFLVKDGLVNVVDDRMMAPRTAVGIDRDTGEVLILAVDGRQRDSRGLTMVELANLMVDLGADDALNLDGGGSTTMVVRRPGARSRVVNSPSDGFQRRVANALEVRYAAPR, from the coding sequence ATGCGTGCTCGGGCCCCGCTGTCGGCTGCCGTCCTCGCGAGCTGCCTCGCGGCGGCCGCCCCCGCCCTGGCCGGCACCGCACCGCCACCCGCCACTCCCCTCGCCACTCCCCTCGCCACTCCCCTCGCCACTCCCCTCGCCACTCCCCTCGCTTCTGGGCACGGCCACCGGGTGCCGCGCGCGGTCGACGCCCGGCACCACCCGGTCACCAGCAGCGACGGCGAGCGGGGCGTGCTCGCGCCGGCGGTCCCGTCGTACGCCCGGGAGTCCCCGACCACCGCGGACCTGGTCCGGCGTGAGCTCGCGCCGGGCGTGACCTGGACCCGGTGGGACCGGCTCGACGCGCGCGGCCCGAACCGGGCGTACCTGCTGACCGTCGACACCCGCCGCCCCGGGGTCTCGCTCGACGTCGCCACCAGCGGCCGGGTCCGCGAGACCGCCACCGTCAAGGACCTGGTGGACCGCACGCACGCGGTGGCCGGGGTGAACGGCGACTTCTACGACATCGGCGACACCGGCGCGCCGCTCGGTGTCGCCCGCGACCGGAGCAGCGGGCTGCTCAACGCCCGCAGGAGCGGCTGGAACTCCGCGTTCTACCTCACCCGCGACGGCCAGCCCGAGATGGGCACGCTGGCGCTGCGGGCGCACGTCGCCCAGCACCCGGACCTGACCATCACCAACCTCAACTCGGCGTTCGTCCAGCCCGGCGGCATCGGCGTCTACACCCCGCGCTGGGGGCGTACGGCGGGCTACCGGGTCACCGACGGCCAGCGGCGACACGTCCGCATGGTCGTCGTCCGCGGCGGCCGGGTGCGGGCCTCGCAGACCCGGCTGACCCGGGACCGGCCCATCGACGGCACCGTGCTCATCGGCCGCGGCGCCGGCGCGCGGGCGCTGCGGGCGCTGACCGTCGGCTCCCGGGCCACGCTCGGGTGGAGCCTGCCGCAGCACCCGGCGATGGCGCTGAGCGGCAGCCGGTTCCTGGTGAAGGACGGGCTGGTCAACGTGGTCGACGACCGGATGATGGCCCCGCGCACGGCCGTCGGCATCGACCGCGACACCGGCGAGGTGCTGATCCTCGCGGTCGATGGCCGGCAGCGCGACAGCCGTGGCCTCACCATGGTCGAGCTCGCGAACCTGATGGTCGACCTCGGGGCCGACGACGCGCTCAACCTCGACGGCGGCGGCTCGACCACGATGGTCGTGCGTCGCCCCGGCGCCCGCAGCCGGGTGGTCAACAGCCCGTCGGACGGCTTCCAGCGCCGGGTCGCCAACGCGCTCGAGGTCCGGTACGCCGCCCCGCGGTGA
- a CDS encoding uracil-DNA glycosylase family protein, whose amino-acid sequence MPRFTRAELQSFRGTEVPDLLGTDVRLLFVGINPGLWTAATQTHFAHPVNRFYPALLRAGIIGHPIDPSAGMTDEDRDLLRGRGIGITNLVRRATARADELSRDELREGGRQLEELVHRVAPRVVAVAGITAYRHAFGHRGAALGHQPEPFAGAELWVVPNPSGLNAHETVESLAAAYAEPARAAGIL is encoded by the coding sequence GTGCCCCGCTTCACCCGTGCCGAGCTGCAGTCGTTCCGCGGCACCGAGGTGCCCGACCTGCTGGGCACCGACGTCCGGCTGCTGTTCGTCGGCATCAACCCCGGGCTGTGGACCGCGGCCACGCAGACCCACTTCGCCCACCCGGTCAACCGCTTCTACCCCGCGCTGCTGCGCGCCGGGATCATCGGGCACCCGATCGACCCCTCGGCCGGGATGACCGACGAGGACCGCGACCTGCTGCGCGGGCGCGGCATCGGCATCACCAACCTGGTCCGCCGGGCCACCGCCCGCGCCGACGAGCTGTCCCGCGACGAGCTGCGCGAGGGCGGCCGGCAGCTCGAGGAGCTGGTCCACCGGGTTGCGCCGCGGGTCGTCGCGGTCGCCGGCATCACGGCGTACCGCCACGCCTTCGGCCACCGCGGGGCCGCCCTCGGCCACCAGCCCGAGCCGTTCGCCGGCGCCGAGCTGTGGGTCGTCCCGAACCCCAGCGGCCTCAACGCCCACGAGACCGTCGAGTCGCTGGCCGCGGCGTACGCCGAACCCGCCCGCGCCGCCGGCATCCTCTGA
- the glgC gene encoding glucose-1-phosphate adenylyltransferase, translating to MSPSSRKKVLAIVLAGGEGKRLMPLTADRAKPAVPFGGIYRLIDFALSNVVNSGYLQIVVLTQYKSHSLDRHVSQTWRMSTMLGNYVTPVPAQQRVGKHWYLGSGDAIYQSLNLIRDEQPDIVVVVGADHVYRMDFSQMVDQHVASGAACTVAAIRQPISMADQFGVIDVAPEDPSRIRDFLEKPTDPVGLPDSPGEVLASMGNYVFDADALVEAVSRDSMMTGSKHDMGGDIVPAFVRRQQAGVYDFKDNDVPGATDRDRGYWRDVGTIGSYYAAHMDLVSPLPVFNLYNFDWPIFTSYGPQPPVKITPGEDGHASLTLESLLSPGTVVSGGEIARSVLSPAAFVGAGAQVSDSVLMNGVRIGAGAVVSNAILDKHVVVPPGARIGVDPGEDEARGFVVQDGLTVLGKDQVLPG from the coding sequence ATGAGCCCCAGCAGCCGCAAGAAGGTCCTGGCCATCGTCCTCGCCGGCGGGGAAGGCAAGCGGCTGATGCCGCTGACCGCGGACCGGGCGAAACCGGCGGTGCCGTTCGGCGGCATCTACCGGCTGATCGACTTCGCGCTGTCGAACGTCGTGAACTCCGGCTACCTGCAGATCGTGGTGCTCACCCAGTACAAGTCGCACAGCCTGGACCGGCACGTCAGCCAGACCTGGCGGATGTCGACGATGCTCGGCAACTACGTCACCCCGGTGCCGGCGCAGCAGCGGGTCGGCAAGCACTGGTACCTCGGCAGCGGCGACGCGATCTACCAGTCGCTGAACCTGATCCGCGACGAGCAGCCCGACATCGTCGTGGTCGTCGGCGCCGACCACGTCTACCGGATGGACTTCTCCCAGATGGTCGACCAGCACGTGGCGAGCGGCGCGGCCTGCACGGTGGCCGCGATCCGCCAGCCGATCTCGATGGCCGACCAGTTCGGGGTCATCGACGTGGCGCCCGAGGACCCCTCGCGGATCCGGGACTTCCTGGAGAAGCCGACCGACCCGGTCGGCCTGCCGGACAGCCCGGGGGAGGTGCTGGCCTCGATGGGCAACTACGTCTTCGACGCCGACGCGCTGGTCGAGGCGGTCAGCCGGGACTCGATGATGACCGGCTCCAAGCACGACATGGGCGGCGACATCGTGCCGGCGTTCGTACGTCGCCAGCAGGCCGGCGTCTACGACTTCAAGGACAACGACGTCCCGGGCGCGACCGACCGCGACCGCGGCTACTGGCGCGACGTCGGGACGATCGGCTCCTACTACGCCGCGCACATGGACCTGGTCTCGCCGCTGCCGGTGTTCAACCTCTACAACTTCGACTGGCCGATCTTCACCTCCTACGGCCCGCAGCCACCGGTGAAGATCACCCCCGGCGAGGACGGTCACGCCTCGCTGACGCTGGAGTCGCTGCTCTCGCCGGGCACCGTGGTCAGCGGCGGCGAGATCGCCCGCTCGGTGCTCTCGCCCGCGGCGTTCGTCGGCGCCGGGGCCCAGGTGTCGGACTCGGTGCTGATGAACGGCGTGCGGATCGGCGCGGGGGCGGTCGTGAGCAACGCGATCCTCGACAAGCACGTCGTGGTCCCGCCCGGCGCCCGGATCGGCGTCGACCCGGGCGAGGACGAGGCGCGCGGCTTCGTCGTGCAGGACGGGCTGACCGTGCTCGGCAAGGACCAGGTCTTGCCCGGCTGA
- the glgA gene encoding glycogen synthase has protein sequence MRVDVLTKEYPPEIYGGAGVHVAELVRALRRLPDLEARVHAFGAPREEPLTASYADHGELAHANAALRTLGVDLSIADGCAGADLVHSHTWYANFAGHLASLLYGVPHVVSAHSLEPLRPWKAEQLGGGYAISSWVERTSYDAAAAVIAVSSAMREDVLRCYPAIDPDRVHVVHNGIDTDDWAPRADPDRVRELGVDPDRPSVVFVGRITRQKGLPLFLRAVAELPPDCQVVLCAGAPDTPEILAEVEGLVADLRRQRDGIVWIAEMLPRRDVVALLTGATAFVCPSIYEPLGIVNLEAMACETAVVATATGGIPEVVVDSDDERATGRLVPIEQATDGTGTPLDPDRYVADFAAALNDVVGDPDRAARMGRAGRRRAIEAFSWGAIAERTVEVYRSVL, from the coding sequence ATGCGCGTCGACGTCCTGACCAAGGAGTACCCCCCGGAGATCTACGGCGGCGCGGGGGTGCACGTCGCCGAGCTGGTCCGCGCGCTGCGCCGGCTGCCCGACCTCGAGGCCCGGGTGCACGCCTTCGGTGCGCCGCGCGAGGAGCCGCTGACCGCGTCGTACGCCGACCACGGCGAGCTCGCCCACGCCAACGCGGCGCTGCGGACCCTCGGCGTCGACCTGTCCATCGCCGACGGCTGTGCCGGCGCCGACCTGGTCCACTCCCACACCTGGTACGCCAACTTCGCCGGGCACCTCGCCTCGCTGCTCTACGGCGTCCCGCACGTGGTCAGCGCGCACTCGCTGGAGCCGCTGCGGCCGTGGAAGGCCGAGCAGCTCGGCGGCGGCTACGCGATCTCCTCCTGGGTCGAGCGGACGTCGTACGACGCGGCCGCGGCGGTGATCGCGGTGTCCTCGGCGATGCGCGAGGACGTGCTGCGCTGCTACCCGGCGATCGATCCGGACCGGGTCCACGTGGTGCACAACGGCATCGACACCGACGACTGGGCGCCGCGCGCCGACCCCGACCGGGTGCGCGAGCTGGGCGTCGACCCGGACCGGCCCTCGGTGGTGTTCGTCGGGCGGATCACCCGGCAGAAGGGGCTGCCGCTGTTCCTGCGCGCGGTCGCCGAGCTGCCCCCGGACTGCCAGGTGGTGCTGTGCGCCGGGGCGCCCGACACCCCGGAGATCCTGGCCGAGGTCGAGGGGCTGGTCGCGGACCTGCGACGGCAGCGCGACGGCATCGTGTGGATCGCCGAGATGCTGCCGCGCCGTGACGTCGTCGCGCTGCTCACCGGCGCGACCGCGTTCGTGTGCCCATCGATCTACGAGCCGCTCGGCATCGTCAACCTCGAGGCGATGGCCTGCGAGACCGCGGTGGTCGCCACCGCCACCGGCGGCATCCCCGAGGTCGTCGTGGACAGCGACGACGAGCGGGCGACCGGCCGGCTGGTGCCGATCGAGCAGGCAACCGACGGCACCGGCACACCGCTGGACCCGGACCGCTACGTCGCGGACTTCGCGGCCGCGCTCAACGACGTGGTCGGCGACCCGGACCGCGCGGCGCGGATGGGTCGCGCCGGCCGGCGCCGGGCGATCGAGGCGTTCAGCTGGGGGGCGATCGCCGAGCGCACCGTCGAGGTCTACCGCTCGGTGCTCTGA
- a CDS encoding GrpB family protein — protein sequence MAIEVVPYSPEWPRWFAHVARDLEPALRGVPGAAVEHVGSTSVPGLAAKPVIDVDVVVARRQVPAAVAALEGAGYAHRGDLGVTDREAFHAPDDQPRRNIYVCVAGTLHLRNHLAVREVLRARADLREEYAAVKLALAADPDMDIDTYLAGKSTVLQRVLAVADLTAEERLQIRRLNDQTA from the coding sequence GTGGCGATCGAGGTGGTGCCGTACTCCCCGGAGTGGCCGCGCTGGTTCGCGCACGTCGCGAGGGACCTCGAGCCGGCGCTGCGCGGCGTCCCCGGCGCGGCGGTGGAGCACGTGGGCTCCACCTCGGTCCCCGGGCTCGCGGCCAAGCCGGTCATCGACGTCGACGTGGTCGTGGCCCGCCGCCAGGTGCCCGCGGCCGTGGCCGCCCTCGAGGGCGCCGGCTACGCGCACCGCGGGGACCTCGGCGTCACCGACCGGGAGGCGTTCCACGCGCCGGACGACCAGCCGCGCCGCAACATCTACGTGTGCGTGGCCGGCACCCTGCACCTGCGCAACCACCTCGCCGTGCGCGAGGTGCTGCGCGCGCGGGCGGACCTGCGGGAGGAGTACGCCGCCGTGAAGCTGGCCCTGGCCGCCGACCCCGACATGGACATCGACACCTACCTCGCCGGCAAGTCGACGGTGCTGCAGCGGGTGCTCGCGGTCGCGGACCTGACCGCGGAGGAGCGGCTGCAGATCCGGCGGCTCAACGACCAGACGGCCTGA